The following DNA comes from Astatotilapia calliptera chromosome 6, fAstCal1.2, whole genome shotgun sequence.
tttgtattttcctcTTTATTCTATTATTCTCTCAAATCTTTTTAGATAAAACATATTAGAGTATTTTGAAAAATGCAGCTTTTCTAACTTATTATAGtggatttaaaattattttttaaatccataaaTCATCTCTTGAAAAAGGCATTACACACTTTGGTGGGGCTCTCTGGACAAAAAGACTAAATTCTGAACATTGTTgggctattctgttatacctgtatgtaaaaaatacactgcacccaaaatatttcatagttcagcaacactgatcaatctaataaacttaaacctactccatccttcctattctggtattttaaagagtaagcaacctaactaatagggttgcaaactctgatgaaaaaaaaaatagggaaccaccccccaccctccacctcatgatgcttaatcgatgtaatcaactttaatttgatacagtgtgaaaaaaaaatgcacagaagtaaattatttttcaagaataattaaatagaagccataccaaattactattagagctggcctactggtattatacagctaatatatatattgtttagtattaagctttgcttgttccatattcagtttttcagcaaaacttgtttgagtccataagaaaagattcattcttatatctggaggaagatttttttttcaataaatattaatgttagcccgcgactttgttccagttttgaaattTGGCCCAccgtgtatttgagtttgacacccctgttctacagaattgcagactgcacagatggtatcttcccaaaggaaaaagtagtatagcttactagggtatattagacttaacagttactatatacagtaatggacttctatatattatacataagattaaaactttgggtgcaAGATTCAGACAATTATtgattaaaagctagacattttaaatgagaataagaactaaaagtatgtctttgtgcccccttttccctgttaatgccctatcggcccccctggctaaactttgctaaatccgcccctgcacagttaccagccgtcagctacgtagaaaacgatcctggtgtagaaagtaataataaataaattctaacaacagattatcaagcttaaacatgctgctgttgttcagctgctggtttcctctttctggcgcgaagtgggccaaaaacaaagaagagagacggactcatgacagaaaagccgatcagctgattattaagcagtttcatgattgaagtagcaacaggagagggagggagaagaggcagtcgctccatatatggttgggaaaatgtgacgtcattcaggggtaaaaccgcaaaggattctgggaacttgtggcaagaggtactagtgcacgcaggctttcaattgaactcggttacacagcgataaaaagaaacacagaaaatggcaacaagctgttgtattattaactgcaatagccggtcgcatgacagccacgggaagctgacgggtaaagagatcgtttttttttttttatcggattatgtcgttgaagagaaattttttaagccatgtttccgaagtaagagccgacggatggtctggatataccaaatataacgtctcagaacactccagctcacatgttagtctgctccaagcattcccacaaaggtcagagttttgtagtagttaatacgtaatttttcttaacataattggtgatataggttacaagcaagtctggcactgaacagaaattgtcgcgctatgctcctttgtttattgtgcataaataatgaattgtcctgacacaatattgcgtttcgcttctgttattatggtacattgacaaaaacatatacttttattcacaggataaaacagttgttttgtatcactaattgcccagtgcgattacaacatacaatattattgtcactgctacatttctgtaatgctaccagaaattatttccactactaattaattaccgttgagctcgaaggttatattaataaactgttaacgaatgtgtatttatgatgacgatttgtgagactggtaaacttacctttgttcctaccgtggtctttcgttctacacggtgcatttcaaggtcctgtacccatccgtcggtaaactgtacctgggcttgttgcagtgacctgaagttactaaacttcatgagtgcatgcactcactccaagaaccgtataattataaatctgagcgtggtgaaagttgggcagcacgctgacgtcttttgtccactctgtgtgctcgtaagggtctgaccctttcactcctttgatttttcctcgtatcttttctttgtcttttcgtcgagtctgtctttgtacggaccggcattgttctccttttgttttgtacattccttttttgtgcggcaaagaaaaacacaagaaggtgttggaaccggagaatgaacgttttgcgttgctgcaaatgcttgcatttgatgtggtacttggattgttttgccactagttcccggcatgcaatgcgcgaaaatcacgtgattgctaaacaagggggagggtgcatccggcctcctcggctgtaattggtccagcccagagtcgatcatgaccaattggccaatccaacacctttcattatagatacccttccttaaaaaaaataaataaataaaaatccatcggcccataaaaacaaaaaatcgccagcggcccaccgggcaaatgcccggtatgcccgatggccagtccagctatggctatggttatgagccgagttacgccatgtcatgcttttttgatatttaatggatcaattacatttttttatttctctccgatatccgatccagtaatttacgtcagtatcagaccgatacgtaatatcggatcggtccatctctactttaAATTCAGTGCCATTTGAGCACCTAGCCATCAGGGACATCAGTCATTGATTTTCAGGCTCTCTTGCCCACACAGACTTTTTTAGATTCTTGAGGAACTAGTTTGAAAGTGTTCCACAATTTGtggacattattttttttagattggcTAACCTCTGCTTCCATTACCTGGCCTCTCTAAAATACTCTTTTTATACACTGTCATGGTGCAGATGTGTTGCTAACTAACTTAAATATCTGCAAAGCATTCCTCcagctattttatttttataactaCTTGGTTTTCCAGACTTTTGAGAGATGTTCCATGTTCATTTTAACCATttgatattttttgtgttccattgtaaataaaatgtgagtTCATAAGATTTGAAAATCAttggattcattttttttttgcgttTTACAATTATTTACGTTTacaattattacatttatttaaatattacataCCATACATTTCCTGTATtgcttacaaaaataaaaataccaatAGTCTAAATGCCTCTTACACCATTTCTTTTTATACAGCTGTTAAAATTGTGACAACGGTCATACCTGATGTGTCTTCCACAAGGACATATCAGAATACCAACACAACACATTTAACAACAGGAATAGACACCACAGAGCCCACTAAACTTTCAACaggtataaatatatttatcaatcCTTATTCATATGAATAATAGATAACTTTATATGACACAATATTCCAATCTGTCCTACAGCCCTAAACTTCACAGCAGAAGAAGGACCTAACATCAAAACAGGTAATGCTTACTTTGATAATATCATTTAAAGTGTTTGCATGAACAAGACCTGAAATGTTCTTGTTTTCATCAGGCACCATCGTGTGTGCTACTGTTGGTGGTGTTGGTCTGATCGTTATCCTGCTTCTGGCAGTATGCTGCAGGAAGTCCAGAAAAACCTCAAAACTTAAACAACATGAGTACtgcaacagtgcaaacaaaagaaaggtATGAACTCAAAAAATGTACGTCAATCTGAAAGCTGTGCTTGTAGTACATAACTAAAAAGCTGAATTTACAGGAATGTAGTCAGTGTGTATCAACAGACATTACACTGTCTGGATTCAGAATGATTAATATACCATTAGATAAAAAGTTACCACTACCACTCTCATGGCATTCACTGGTAGAAGTCTTGCTCTACCTGCAGCAAAACCAAGTATGTCTAATAGCATCATTGATAGGCATTGTTTAACAATTTTACatctcagttttatttgtagtaGAATCTTGTTAACTCCTCAAGTATTCCTCTGCCTGAAAACCCTCGTCAAAAAACATGTCTTTTGGATGGATCAAATTCAGAGCTTGTTTGATAGCCTATCGCGGCGCAACTGAGTTAAGCTGAACTAAGTTTACTCAAGGTCATGATCCAGTGGGTTTATTGTCAATCACCAGACTGCATAAAGCGCAATGCGCAAAAttgcaataaaacaaaacaaaaacagtgcaacaccagaaaaaaacagaatgatACCGACACAAGACGGTGCAGAcccaacagtgcaatagaatgTGCAAAAGACTGAGCGATGTGCAAAATGTAACTGATATATgaaggtgtgcgtgtgtgtgtgtatgagatcGTGCAGATAAGTGGTTGGTAGTGACATGTATGAAGGCATGCGTGTGTGCGTATCTGTGTGTATCAGCCCAgtcactgagtgttcaggagtttgaTGGCTTCtgggaagaaactgttttgCAGTCTGACAGTGAGGCCCAAATGCTCCCGTACCTCTTGCCAGAAGGCAGCACAAGCAATTCATTCTGAGCATCAAACCATGCATACAAGTAGTTCAGCGCATCTGGTACAGAGGCGTCACCGTTGCAGGCAGGTGTTGCCTTCCTGTAGTTGATGTCCTGGATGCCCTGGTACATGCActcatacatgccaaccctcccgatttttttAGGAGAATCCCAAATGtcagtgcccctcccgaaaatctcccagagccaccattctccagattttctcccgattttccaaTAATGGCAGTACAAACATCCAATAAATGCAAGTCCCATAAGAATGTGCTAATTTGTTGTCTCTTTTTCACTTACCAACAGGTCAGCTGTGGTTATGATCACAATAAGAAGAGGACAAAGTGTAGGAAAAAGTCACCTAAGAGTTCTTATGTACCTACTCACCAACAAAGACAGGATATACCAACATCTGATTCCCCAGCAAGTGTACGCCTTCACATCTATGAAAACATCTCTTCCCCCCCAATCTTTCTGAATGTTCAGAATATTCACCCACAGGGGAACAAAAAGGACTATGATAATAACTCTGCAATCCACATTAATACTTTGCCAAACATAATGCATGAAAGAACAGATCATGGtactcaaagaaaacacaaagttaaaCGTAAGACATGCAAAAATATAGAGAGTTGCACAAACAGTGTCTCCAgaagtgatgggaataacggcgttagaagtaacggcgttacttttttcaataaagagtaatctaactaattactattcctatcgttacaacacCGTTACTGTTACTGACAAGAATCgcattactatttttcaacaaacagacagtTGAAGCTGTATTCAGCTTACCGcaccttatatcagttgcacggaagtattTGTAAGTAATttgggcgctacagctttaagaaGCTGTACACGCTCCCGCGGACGGCAATCACTTTCTGGTAGACAAATCACTTTTGCCCCCCTTGAGCTAGGGggaaaacaatcgcatgagtgctgctgtttgactgaggaagaataaagtagtcttggtaagccaatcacacgaccacttcaagatgacaaagcaacaatgtgatatataccagtttttaaattgtgtttataggccacgtaaaaccagaatcatgataaacaatatatatgtcgtgttttttcctcaatatttTCATCATGCTGTCTaaggaagttttaggagtgatggcgagagagagagagagagaaaaattcaaaattcaaattttatttgtcacgtacacagtcatagacagtacgatatgtagtgaaatgctgtgtgtaagataggaaataaatatgaaaaattaaaaagggtaaatttaactaggaaggaataaaatataaattaaggttaaaaatgaaataactgtacaacacaaattagaatgaagggtaaatttaactgggagaataagataaaatatataaattaaagttgaaaataaaataactgtacaacaaaatacacaatatagaactatataagaatgtatgaagaaatataaataaatatatacacaataacagcagcatatacacaataacagcagcgtgatttaagtaatgaagtgaaacaatgtccagaatgtccagtgtgtgtgtaagaaccatatgtgtgggtcagtactgtgtggtggtgtgattgagagaccgtatcgcctgcgggaagaagctcctcctcagtctctctgtgttggtcttcagggagcggaatcgctttcctgacctcaacagagagaacagtctgttgttgggatggctgaggtccttcacgatcttcctggccttggtccagcaccgcctgctgtagattgagtgcaggtcagggagctcggagcggatggtgcgctcagctgaccgcacaaccctctgtagagctcgtctgtcctgcatggtgctgttcccgaaccaggttaagatgtttcccgccaggatgctctctatggtgcacgagtaaaagttcctgagcaccttggagggcagttggaagtctctcaagcgtctgaggtggtagagacgctgtcgggcctttttcaccacggtgttgatgtgacaggaccatgacaggtcctgcgtgatgtgaactccgaggtatttgaagctgtccactctctccactgggcactcgttgatgacgggggtctggtagttcctctcctgcttagtgctgaagtccactatcagctcctttgtcttactgacgtttagaacgaggttgttcctctggcaccagttctccagattcctaatctccttcaggtaggccgtctcgttgttatcagagatcaggcccaccacgacggtgtcgtcagcaaacttgatgatggtggtggagctggtagtggccacacagtcatatgtgtacaaagagtacagcagggggctcagaacacacccctggggggcgccagtgctgagagtggtggaggctgagacatgtccgcccatccttactgcctgtggtctgccagttaggaagttggagatccactgacacatagatgagtcccagatgctccagcttggtggtgagtgtggagggaattatggtgttaaatgcagagctgtagtctatgaagagcattttaacataattcccccttctagtgtccaagtgagtgagtgatgtgtggaggagatgagagattgcatcgtctgtggaacgatttggacggtaagcgaactgtagtgggtccagtgtgtctggtagtgaagaaatgatgaagtctctgaccaggcgttcaaagcacttcatcactactgaggtgagggctacagggcgatagtcattgagagaagcagggtggggtttcttcgggacaggaacaatgatggactctttgaagcatgtggggatcaccgactgagataaagagatgttgaatatctcagtgaacacaggagctagctggtatgcgcagtctcttaggatacgacctgggatgccgtctggtcctgctgctttcctggtgttcactctcttgaaggctctccttacttcatgctcggagatgacaagcacgtttccggtgctggcagtatcttcctgtctgcagccgttagcgccgctaacacagagtaagagagagagagagcgagaaagagcagaaaaagagagagagcaagttttgagatgtgagagatttgtgatgtttagcatgtttggagggtgtagttaatgtgttgtcttgtgtagttagtgtgtagtgttgtggatagttttgtgttgtgtgtcaaaacaatgaggcgactgctgtctccaggtagaaaaaggagtgatacacctgctgctgtcagatctgcaggtatcaggctgtgatgttctcctttatagtggacggaaattatttttttggagtggcacaaataatttgtgtggcatcttattgaatgcagaacagctgattgttatgtaaatagtttgaaatggttataaaaaaaaaagagtaaaaggtaaatggcctgtatttatatagtgctttactagtccctaaggaccccaaagcgttttacatatccagtcatccacacactggtgatggcaagctacattgtagccacagccaccctggggcgcacttttgacagaggcgaggctgccagacactggcgccaccgggccctctgaccaccaccagtaggcaacgggtgaagtgtcttgcccaaggacacaacgaccgagactgtccgagccggggctcgaaccggcaaccttccgattacaaggcgaactcccaactcttgagccacgatcgccccgcaatggctgcaaataacttgttatttgcaaaacttgtgcatatgatttaaaaattcacaatttatatttgcatttaaggttatgaaatatgattcaatgaacatgtttgtggttgttacagtgaaaaaaaaatcactttttctactcggatttgttgttttttgtcttattttagatgaattgtgttaatacagtatttgaaaatgaaaacataactgtaaattcagacacgtgaggttgtgctgaaaagaatgataccaaacaaggcaaagtaaatagtttttaaaggtgaactgtcgaggaaaaatcaaaagtggttaaaatggccaattataccctggaccccagagggttaaacattttttttaaagtatcagaatcagaatcagaatactttattaatcccgaaggaaagtaacgcaatagttacttttgaagtaattaattacttttagaatctggTAACTCAGtaactaactcagttacttttttgaagtaactagtaactataattaattactttttcaaagtaacttgcccaacactggtctcCAGAGTCCCTTGTGGATCCACTGAAAAGAAGCCCATATCACTTTGGTTTGGTTTAGATTTATCAGAAATAAAGGAGAGTTCACCTTAAAGATATGAGTTTTTATGGACATTCATGGACAAGtccataaataataaatgagcaACCCTCATTGTCATCATTATTTAACTTGTACAGTAAGTCGTActgttaatgtttccatttcatgtctgtggctatatgtgtttgtgtaaattAAACTTCTGTTGCATTTAAGTACACGTTTTAAAGCTTCTCTGCTCAGAgttaaaagtgtaaaatgttaCTTCATGAGGTTAATACTTCTGCTTAAGTTCAGGGGAAGCGTTAGTAAGCATTGTGTCACTTTGTGCCTATGTTCATGAGCATGTGCTGTTGTGGTTGCATGTCAGCATGTAAATACCGAACAGTCTGTGTCTTCACAGTTAATGAGAACTTGTGAAAATGAGAGTGAATTATATCTTTACTATAAAGTGTGTATACAATTCATTATGCTAAAGACTTGGATTTTGCTTCTTCCTTGACGCCATAGCTGACACCACTGCACACTGATATGAGTAACCCAAATTAGACTAATTACTATCAACCtcttaaataatataatatcacAGTGATGTGTAGTTCACACTGAagatctattctattctattctattctattctattctattctattctatgctaTTCAAGTGTTCATGTAATAAACAAATGATATGTAGCTTATACATATCATATAtatactgggtttttttttttttttattcatcccAATGATAGCATCCTTTGACTGAAATTAAGTGTGTATACACACTGATGTCAGTGTCCTTTCACTTTTCCTGAATTGATATCTGATGCCCACAGCATCCGCTGGATCTTGGAGCAGTCCCCCAGTTCATCTGAAACATCACTTCTCTCTTTAAGACCACCCTGTAAGctagtggttctcaaactgtgggcAGGACTCCATTAGTGAGACATGGTACTACTGCAGGTGGGGAGTGAAACAAAATTTTGGAGTGAAACAAAATCCAGTAAATATGATTTTGGTTTGGAGaataaacaaaagtttactgATGTACTTAAGTGTGGATTACACTGCACAGGCAGCTGCAGACATGACAAATGAGGTGTCACTCCTGTCATAGTGCTTTGAAGTCGCAAAGTAACCATGTCTAGTTGTCACATTGTAGTAGTGTCTTCACTGATGACGCCACGTGGTCACAAAACAATGACAGGTACACAGATGTTTGTGCAAAGCCTTAGTTCACTGTCTGGTGATGAAATTCCCATTACTCTGACACAAGTGGACTTAGGCAGATGCAGAAACTGTATCATGCCCATAAAATTTAGTGTTGCGCGGGCAAACATTAAAGCCACCTTTGTATTACTGGTCTTAAGCTGAGGTGTGATGCTTAGAGCGTCTCTTTGTCACAACCAAAATAGCATGCTTATGGGTGATGGGAGGGGTGGAGGGTAATGATTTGGGCTAGTTTCGCAACTACAGGACTTGTTACTGTTACTTTTTGTAaggtgttcacacac
Coding sequences within:
- the LOC113023407 gene encoding uncharacterized protein LOC113023407; this encodes MLSILAGTLTDGTIINLEEFEGRSVSFQCSHRLAGSNNKYFCKDPCISTGDILLTVEPGRRAESGRIALMDSGDGSFTVTFSNLQLSDSQKYWCAAERTGFDTYVEVQLTVKKAVKIVTTVIPDVSSTRTYQNTNTTHLTTGIDTTEPTKLSTALNFTAEEGPNIKTGTIVCATVGGVGLIVILLLAVCCRKSRKTSKLKQHEYCNSANKRKVSCGYDHNKKRTKCRKKSPKSSYVPTHQQRQDIPTSDSPASVRLHIYENISSPPIFLNVQNIHPQGNKKDYDNNSAIHINTLPNIMHERTDHGTQRKHKVKRKTCKNIESCTNSVSRSDGNNGHPLDLGAVPQFI